The following coding sequences are from one Osmia bicornis bicornis chromosome 2, iOsmBic2.1, whole genome shotgun sequence window:
- the LOC114879244 gene encoding uncharacterized protein LOC114879244 — protein sequence MSGVSRILLVCFLAMIAMTHAKPTIYKRNQDNVFEPVMVPVSSTVIPLPVYKVEYGLGFISKDKKAQLSFKPEGGLKLITIKKNQEKKT from the exons ATGTCAGGTGTTTCGAGGATCCTTTTGGTTTGTTTCCTCGCGATGATCGCGATGACACACGCGAAACCCACGATTTACAAGAGGAATCAGGATAACGTGTTCGAACCAG TGATGGTACCAGTTTCATCCACGGTAATTCCTCTGCCGGTGTACAAGGTGGAATACGGTTTGGGATTCATATCGAAAGACAAAAAGGCCCAGTTGTCGTTCAAGCCAGAGGGTGGACTAAAATTGATAACGA TTAAGAAGAACCAGGAGAAGAAAACGTAA
- the LOC114879241 gene encoding ruvB-like 2, translated as MAAVAAAKVQEVREITRIERIGAHSHIRGLGLDDSLEPRHVSQGMVGQLMARRAAGVVLEMIKDGKIAGRTILLAGQPGTGKTAIAMGMAQALGIDTPFTSMAGSEIYSLEMSKTEALTQAIRKSIGVRIKEETEIIEGEVVEIQVDRPATGVGAKVGKLTLKTTEMETIYDLGNKMIDSLMKEKVQAGDVITIDKATGKINRLGRSFTRARDYDATGSQTRFVQCPEGELQKRKEVVHTVTLHEVDVINSRTHGFLALFSGDTGEIKSEVRDQINAKVAEWREEGKAEIVPGVLFIDEVHMLDIECFSFLNRALENEMAPVVIMATNRGITRIRGTNYKSPHGIPIDLLDRMIIVPTSPYQEKELKEILKIRCEEEDCEMADDALTVLTRIALETSLRYAIQLITTASLVSRRRKSTEVNIDDVKRVYSLFLDENRSTQFLKEYQDDFLFNEIPDEAMEIS; from the exons ATGGCG gcTGTTGCAGCTGCAAAAGTACAAGAAGTCCGTGAAATCACTAGGATAGAAAGAATTGGAGCACATTCCCATATTAGAGGCTTAGGATTAGATGATAGCTTAGAACCCCGTCat GTGTCACAGGGTATGGTTGGCCAGCTGATGGCACGCCGGGCTGCCGGTGTTGTCTTGGAAATGATTAAGGATGGTAAGATAGCAGGACGTACTATACTGTTGGCAGGTCAACCTGGCACTGGAAAGACTGCCATTGCTATGGGAATGGCACAAGCTTTAGGAATAGATACTCCGTTTACCTCAATGGCAGGTTCTGAAATATATTCCTTAGAGATGAGTAAAACCGAAGCTCTGACTCAAGCCATTAGAAAATCTATTGGTGTTAGAATCAAAGAGGAGACAGAAATTATAGAGGGTGAAGTGGTTGAAATTCAAGTGGATAGGCCTGCCACAGGTGTTGGTGCTAAAGTTGGTAAACTAACGCTGAAAACAACAGAAATGGAAACGATCTATGATCtgggaaataaaatgattgacAGCTTAATGAAAGAGAAA GTACAAGCCGGTGACGTAATAACGATCGACAAAGCCACAGGAAAGATCAATAGACTCGGTCGATCGTTCACCAGAGCTCGGGACTACGATGCAACCGGCTCGCAAACGCGTTTTGTACAATGTCCCGAGGGAGAGTTACAAAAACGCAAAGAAGTTGTACATACAGTAACGTTGCACGAAGTCGACGTTATAAACAGTAGGACTCACGGATTTCTTGCGTTATTCTCTGGTGATACAGGAGAGATTAAATCAGAAGTACGAGATCAAATAAACGCCAAAGTTGCCGAATGGCGGGAAGAAGGAAAAGCGGAAATCGTTCCGGGTGTTTTGTTCATCGACGAGGTTCACATGCTCGATATCGAATGCTTCTCGTTCCTTAACCGTGCGCTCGAGAACGAAATGGCACCTGTCGTGATTATGGCTACGAATAGAG GTATAACAAGAATCAGGGGAACAAACTACAAAAGTCCTCATGGTATTCCAATAGACTTGTTGGATCGTATGATTATTGTCCCTACGAGTCCGTATCAGGAAAAGGAATTGAAGGAAATCTTAAAGATAAGATGCGAGGAAGAAGATTGCGAAATGGCAGACGATGCTTTAACAGTTCTTACTAGAATAGCGTTAGAAACGTCGTTAAGATACGCGATTCAATTAATTACCACCGCTTCTCTCGTCAGTAGACGAAGAAAAAGTACCGAA GTTAATATAGATGACGTAAAGCGTGTTTATTCACTGTTTCTCGATGAAAATAGATCAACGCAGTTTCTCAAAGAATACCAAGACGACTTCCTGTTTAATGAAATAC CGGATGAAGCGATGGAAATATCGTAA
- the LOC114879296 gene encoding glycogen [starch] synthase: MSRERVSRRFYRMDSSNDLLEFMDRGYSAQHENRWNFEVAWEAANKVGGIYTVIRSKAFVSTEEMGDQYCLIGPYKETSARTEVEEADFPNNNPLHLAVQVLRDQGFKVVTGTWLVDGNPQIILFDIGSAAWKLDEYKQELWNTCHLGIPHLDIEANDAVILGYLVCQFITEFRKAAEGYSDVPPRVVVHCHEWQAGVGLIALRTRHVDVATVFTTHATLLGRYLCAGKTDFYNNLDKFNVDEEAGKRQIYHRYCMERAATHLAHIFTTVSDITGFEAEHLLKRKPDIITPNGLNVKKFAAIHEFQNLHAVSKEKIHEFVRGHFYGHYDFDLDKTLYFFIAGRYEFGNKGADIFIEALARLNHYLKSSRPDTTVVAFLIFPARTNNFNVESLRGHAVTKSLRDTINDIQQKIGKRMYELCLSGRMPDAQDLLQKEDTIKIKRCLYALQRNGLPPITTHNVIDDWNDPVLNSIRRCNLFNTVNERVKIVFHPEFLSSTNPLFGLDYEEFVRGCHLGVFPSYYEPWGYTPAECTVMGIPSITTNLSGFGCFMEEHIADPMSYGIYIVDRRFIGLENSVQQLAHYMFDFARLSRRQRIIQRNRTERLSDLLDWRNLGIYYRQARIRALIAVYPELTSEYAEGGVGRFSYPRPISEPPSPSSSRHTTPAASVHGSDDEDEDEVDEEKELAELRQTNGR, encoded by the exons ATGTCAAGGGAACGTGTATCTAGAAGATTTTACCGTATGGACAGTAGTAATGATTTACTTGAATTTATGGATCGTGGATACAGTGCACAACATGAAAATAGATGGAATTTTGAAGTTGCATGGGAAGCTGCCAACAAAg ttGGGGGTATATACACAGTAATAAGGTCCAAAGCTTTTGTTTCAACTGAGGAAATGGGAGATCAGTATTGTCTTATTGGTCCATACAAAGAAACTTCAGCTAGAACTGAAGTTGAGGAAGCAGACTTTCCAAATAACAATCCATTGCACTTAGCTGTTCAAGTTTTACGTGATCAAGGATTTAAA GTGGTAACAGGAACATGGCTGGTTGATGGAAATCCACAAATAATTCTCTTTGATATCGGAAGTGCAGCATGGAAGCTGGATGAATACAAGCAAGAATTATGGAACACATGTCATCTTGGTATTCCTCACCTCGATATAGAGGCGAACGATGCCGTTATTCTCGGTTATCTCGTTTGCCAATTTATCACTGAATTTAG AAAAGCTGCAGAGGGATACTCAGATGTTCCACCACGTGTAGTCGTACATTGTCACGAATGGCAAGCTGGTGTCGGTTTAATTGCATTAAGAACTAGACACGTGGATGTAGCTACGGTTTTCACTACGCACGCTACGCTTCTTGGTAGATATCTTTGCGCGGGAAAGACTgacttttataataatttagatAAG TTTAATGTCGATGAAGAGGCAGGAAAGCGACAAATTTATCACAGATACTGTATGGAACGTGCGGCTACGCACTTAGCGCACATATTTACGACTGTTTCGGACATAACAGGTTTCGAGGCCGAACACTTGTTGAAACGGAAACCAGATATAATTACGCCAAATGGTCTGAACGTGAAGAAATTCGCGGCAATACACGAATTTCAAAACTTACATGCTGTtagtaaagaaaaaatacaCGAATTTGTTAGAGGACACTTCTATGG TCATTATGATTTTGACCTGGATAAAactttatacttttttattgcTGGACGTTATGAATTTGGAAACAAAGGAGCCGATATATTTATCGAAGCTTTAGCCCGATTAAATCATTACTTAAAATCATCTAGACCTGATACCACTGTGGTGgcttttcttattttcccAGCGCGCAccaataattttaatgtaGAATCGTTACGAGGTCATGCT GTTACCAAATCATTGAGGGACACGATTAACGACATACAACAAAAGATAGGAAAACGTATGTACGAGTTGTGTCTTTCTGGTCGCATGCCTGATGCGCAAGATCTTTTACAAAAAGAAGACACTATCAAAATTAAACG GTGTTTGTATGCTCTACAGAGAAACGGACTACCCCCAATTACTACCCACAACGTGATCGATGACTGGAACGACCCAGTTTTAAATTCTATCAGAAGATGCAATCTTTTTAATACAGTTAATGAACGAGTTAAG ATAGTATTTCATCCAGAATTTTTATCATCGACAAATCCGTTATTCGGTCTCGACTATGAAGAATTTGTAAGAGGGTGTCACTTGGGAGTCTTCCCCTCGTATTACGAACCCTGGGGCTACACTCCAGCGGAATGTACAGTTATGGGTATTCCTAGTATAACTACGAATCTATCTGGTTTTGGATGCTTTATGGAGGAACATATAGCCGATCCAATGAGTTACGGTATTTACATCGTGGATAGAAGATTCATTGGTCTGGAGAATAGCGTTCAACAACTTGCTCATTACATGTTCGACTTTGCACGACTCAGTCGCCGGCAGCGTATCATTCAAAGAAATCGTACGGAACGTCTCAGCGATCTTCTTGATTGGAGAAACCTTGGCATC TATTACCGTCAAGCCAGAATCCGAGCTTTGATAGCCGTGTATCCGGAATTAACTTCTGAGTACGCTGAAGGTGGAGTAGGTCGTTTCAGTTATCCCAGGCCTATCAGCGAGCCGCCATCGCCCTCTTCTTCCAGACACACTACTCCTGCTGCCTCGGTTCACGGTTCCGACgacgaagacgaagacgaagttgacgaagagaaagag CTGGCGGAATTGCGTCAAACAAATGGCAGATAA